From Desulfonatronovibrio magnus:
ATATTAAGAGCTGCAACCAGTAAAAAGAAATAACAGGAATATGTCAAAGATCGGCTAAGCGGCTCGTCGGCCAAGTGCTAACGCGTCCTCAGCAAGAAAACCAAAATTTCTTGCAACAGGAGAGTATTGTCTCTTGACAGAGGGCCTTTTAATGGGAGTTAAATCCAGCGCAGCTGGAACGCGAAGCGTTATTTAACCGGGCAGGGACTATAAAGGCAGACGAAGAATTTTTTTCTGTGAAGGACTTCTTTACAGGAAAGCTTGCCTCGCCAAAGGCGATGACAATTTTTTCTACCAGCAAGTTGCTGGGAGAAAATGTTTTAGTCTGTCTTCAATGTCTGACTTATCGTCTGTAGCTGAAATAAGAAAAGATTTATTGGCCACGGGAACACAAGGGGACATTATGTTGCTTAAGTTGAATCGCAAAGGAAACAGACAGTTTACTTGCAATTGGGTGTAAATGGGTGTATTTTTGGATTATGTTGCGCACCGACACCATCCATATCAACCAGGAGATCCTGACTCTCATCGCCGGAGTCGACGAGTTCAAAGGTGCCTGGCGCGCTCTGGGTGCACTTGCCCCAGAGCGCCTGGCGGCCCTGCAGCGGGTGGCCACCATCGAAAGCATCGGTTCATCCACTCGTATTGAGGGCAGCAAACTATCCGACCGGGAAGTGGAACAACTGCTCTCGAACTTGGAGGTTACGTCCCTGGCCACCCGTGATGAGCAGGGAGTAGCTGGCTACTCTGAGCTGATGAACCTGGTTTTTTCATTCTGGCAGGAAATACCGCTTACCGAGAACCACATCAAGCAGTTACACCAGACCCTCCTGCGCCACAGCGAGAAAGACGCCCGGCATCGCGGCAGCTACAAGACCCATCCCAACCATGTCGCCGCCTTTGATGAAAACGGGAAGCAGATCGGCGTTGTCTTCCAGACTGCCACACCTTTTGACACACCCCGCCTGATGACGGATCTGGTGGCCTGGGTGAACCGGAAGCACGAGGCGGCTCGCCTGCATCCACTTCTGGTCATCGCCGTCTTCACAGTAGTGTTCCTGGAGATACATCCCTTTCAGGACGGTAACGGACGGCTTTCCAGGGTGCTCACAACTCTCCTGCTTCTGCAGGCCGGTTATGTCTATGTGCCATACAGTTCACTGGAAAGCGTGGTCGAACAAAACAAGGAAGCCTACTACCTGGTCCTGCGGCAGACCCAGGCTACAATCCGCACTGAAACACCGGACTGGCAGCCGTGGCTGCTCTTCTTCCTGCGTTCCCTGACCGAGCAGGTCCGCCGACTGGAAAGAAAAGTTGAACGTGAAAAGATTGTACTGGCTGCTCTGCCCGAACTTTCACTGAAAATCGTTGAATTCGTGCGGGAACATGGCCGAGTTACCATGGGCGAAGTCATCCGGCTGACCAGCGCAAACCGCAATACCCTCAAACAACATTTCCGCGCCCTGGTCAAGCGCGGTACCCTGAACCAGCATGGCAGCGGTCGCGGAGTCTGGTACAGCCTGCGGCAATAATTACCTGCCCAGGTACAAAGTCAACAGAACATAAGGGGATTAAGTCGATTTTATCTGCATATTTCGCTACATTCCCATAAATCCTGCAACCACAAGCCTTCATGGAGGTTCATTATGCCCAGAATAGCCATGTTTATTAGAGATAATCAGCCTCAGTATATCACATAATTTCCGGAGGTTCTTCCGGTTTAAGCGAACTTGCATGTAAAGAAAAAAATATATCATACCCGGCCTGAAGCTGGCCTTGAGTCGCCCCGGTGAAATCCGCTACACTGAGTCTGCGTCTATTTCACTGGGCAGGCAGAGCAAGGCATGAGAAAGAGAAAGCATGAGGAAGAGATATAATATTCATATCCCCCGAGTTGGGGGCTATGAATAACATTCTCCCCGCCGGGGCGGAGAACTTCAAACAATTGTATCTGTTTAGCGCTTTGGATGTGGCACGGGGACTGGCTCTTCCGGGACCCACTTGTCCTAAAAATGAGTCATTTTGAGCACAAATTGATGATCAAGTGGGTCCCGGAGTGCCTGTCCCCTGCTTTCCTTAAAAGCGCTAAACAGATACAAACAATTTAATTGACCTTTAATGGGTTAGGCCTTATGATAGGCCTGTATATTGAGGCCCAACTTAAGCACCAAAAAGGAAACTGTATGTTACAGGCAAAATTCAGCGTTGAAGAATCGCAAGCACAATTTTTGAATAATTTTAAAGCCTATGGATTTAAGGATAAAAGCTCTATGCTTCGCACAGCTATAGAACATTTCAAGAAAGAAATGGAACTTGAAAATCTACGAAAATCCGCTGAGTTATATTCTGAAATCTATTCTGAAAATAATGATCTAAAAGAATTGACCGAAACTGCATTAAGCGGATGGCCGAAATGACAACGCTGAAAAGAGGTATGATTGTTGACGTCAATCTCGATCCGACAAAAGGTTCAGAAACAGGAAAAATTAGACCATGTATAATTGTGACTAATGATATTTATAATGAAAGGGTTCCTGTTATCCAAGTTGTTCCAATTACTGAATGGACTCCCAAAAAAGCTCAAATACAAACCAATGTTGAAATTTATCCTTCATCCGACAATGATTTATCAAAAAAATCGATAGCAGACTGCTTGCAGACACGTCCAATAGACCTTCGTCATAGATTGGTCAAAATTCGGGGAAAATTGTCAACAGATAAAGTACAGGAAATTAATCGGTCTTTAAAGATTTTATTTGAACTTAATTCATAGCTATCGACTCGAAAAGTTAAGGTTCTTCCGGCTTAAGCGAACTTGCATGTAAAAAAAGAATACCTCCCACCCGGCCTAAGAAGGCCTGGCAGGCTGTTGAAAATCTCCCAATTGCTGTGTCGCTACAAAAAGTTCAAACTCGCACCTGCTAAATACGCCGCGACCTTGAACTTTTTTTGCTCCTTGCACTTGGAATTTTTGAACAGCCTGCCTGATAGGGACTTTTTCAACACATTGATAGAGGCAGGGTCCGTAGAGATAAGAGCAGGAGGAAGAGGTATCAGTATTCTTATTCACCCAGTTGGGGGCTATGAATAACAAGCCCCCCGCCTGCCTGCCCGGCACATATCTCAGGGATGGTGCATGCTTATTGCATAACATTTCTATGCTTTGACAACCAGCGAATAAGCAAAGTTCTGGTAAAAGATAGGTACCGGGAGGCTGAGAACCTTTTTCATTGCCCCTATAAGCTAATACTTAAAATTCTGGACTGGCTTCATAACAGTTCATAAATTTCGCAGAGCCGGCAAATATCCCGGATCAATCTCCAAGGCCTTTTCAAAAGAAATCCTGACCATACCAAAGGGTTGATCTGTGACAAAAATTGAAAATTGATCCTGCAAAAAAATAATCTTATATACATCGACATTTAATAAAAATATAAGAAATGCTGGGACAATAAAGACAATGCTGGAATGCTGGAATTGAAGATAGAAGAGATAATGCGGGCCCCAGTTGAGTGCTGGTCCGCGCAGGGACTTGTAGAAATTTTTCCGTAAAGGACTGAACAAGAAAGCTGACCTCGCCTGGCGGCGAAGACACCCTTTTTAAGTGTAACCAAGCGGGTGGCTGAAATAAGAAAAGAGTTAATGGCCACGGACGGGAAAGACAGGCGGAAAAGGCAGGAAAGATTAATGGTCACAGACAAGAAAGGCAGACTATAATGGCAGACATAAGAGAAAGTCATTCCCTCGCCAAAGGCGATGATAATTTTTGCTACCGGAAAGTCGCCGGGAGAAGATTGTTTTAGTCTGTCTTTAACGTCTGACTTATCGTCTGTGGCTAAAATAAGAAAAGGAGACTGTTCAGTAAACTGCGTCATGTGACCCAAAAGTTATAAGCACAATCAATTCCTGATCGGTCTGATCCCTTTTGATTGTGAATATGATCCTGCAGTCATAACCACATGATGCAGCGTAATACCCATTAAGGTTGCCGCTCAATTTGTGGGTGCTCAACTTATAATTGTAAAGGTCATTCTCCATCATGTGCAAAGCTGCTACTATTTCATCTCTTATCTGTGGATTTTTCTTTACAGCCTTTTTATAAGCCCTCTTGAAGTTAGATGACCAGACCAGTTTTCTTTTAATCATCATTTTCCAGGTAATTAATCAGATCCTGGATTGTGCCATTCTTCAATTGACCATTGGCATACTCGTGCTCTACTATTCGACATTCCTCAGCGATCCTGATGCGCTCTTCTTCCATCGTCCTTTTTTTGATGATTTTGATTAAATCAAGTCTGGCTTCATAAGGAAGAGACATAGCCTGGTCCAAAATGGTATCAATGTCTTGCATGGTTGGTTTACCCCCAAGATTTGAATGAAAACACATCAAAAAATATGTCTGGAAAATTCAGTTTCAGATATGTGTTTATAAATATATAAAGAGCGTCTATGGACTCTGTCAATGAGCTACTTCTGACATGAAGAATTTTCTCAAGGAAAGACTGGCCTCGCATAGAGGCGATGATGACACTTTGGCTGTATTCAAATGTGGAGCGAGTGGCTAAAGAAAAAAGTATCTATTCACCACATTTGCTATAAAATTATTAAAATACCCTGGATTCCGGCTTTCGCCGGAATGACGAAAAAGGCCAACTATTTGCTCTAACCGTCACCCCGGTCCCGGATCGAGTCCGGGATGACGGATCCGGGGTCCAGGTCTTCTTATTGATCTTGCTGAACAGTTACAAGAAAAAGAAAAAAAGTATTTTCCCTCAAGATTATGAAGGTCTTGAAATGCTATGTTTACATTAAATAAATAAACATCATTATAATAAAATGAATTATAATAATTGACAAAAGTCATCCCAGGAAATATGATCTCCCCATGACCCTCTTTATTGGCAGAAAGAATGAAATGCAATTCCTTGAGGATGAATACGCCCAGGACAGGGCCTCTCTGGTCATCCTTTATGGTCGCAGAAGGATTGGCAAGACCACCCTGATCAAGGAGT
This genomic window contains:
- a CDS encoding Fic family protein, coding for MLRTDTIHINQEILTLIAGVDEFKGAWRALGALAPERLAALQRVATIESIGSSTRIEGSKLSDREVEQLLSNLEVTSLATRDEQGVAGYSELMNLVFSFWQEIPLTENHIKQLHQTLLRHSEKDARHRGSYKTHPNHVAAFDENGKQIGVVFQTATPFDTPRLMTDLVAWVNRKHEAARLHPLLVIAVFTVVFLEIHPFQDGNGRLSRVLTTLLLLQAGYVYVPYSSLESVVEQNKEAYYLVLRQTQATIRTETPDWQPWLLFFLRSLTEQVRRLERKVEREKIVLAALPELSLKIVEFVREHGRVTMGEVIRLTSANRNTLKQHFRALVKRGTLNQHGSGRGVWYSLRQ
- a CDS encoding type II toxin-antitoxin system PemK/MazF family toxin codes for the protein MAEMTTLKRGMIVDVNLDPTKGSETGKIRPCIIVTNDIYNERVPVIQVVPITEWTPKKAQIQTNVEIYPSSDNDLSKKSIADCLQTRPIDLRHRLVKIRGKLSTDKVQEINRSLKILFELNS
- a CDS encoding type II toxin-antitoxin system RelE/ParE family toxin encodes the protein MMIKRKLVWSSNFKRAYKKAVKKNPQIRDEIVAALHMMENDLYNYKLSTHKLSGNLNGYYAASCGYDCRIIFTIKRDQTDQELIVLITFGSHDAVY